Proteins co-encoded in one Zootoca vivipara chromosome 3, rZooViv1.1, whole genome shotgun sequence genomic window:
- the ZNF395 gene encoding zinc finger protein 395, with protein MASVLSRRLGKRSLLGARISAPPLLGDGVLMMAQLPPLQPEHVKESPRLASCEDGRFKEPVRDSGGQSQNWPLLQTGQKVYVFYKGQEAPGLVEHHDHLSNEVKVLLLEQGFYVCRKAEEVRLANIQALPLPALEMDLGAPAMTGYEAVPVAMDHGPTMEAAATAAPGPRSVSRSIDVPKRKSDAAAVEMDEMMAAMVLTSLSCSPVVQSPPNGDAAIPASQAAGDVWKESGDMSDGGSSSTSGHWSGLSTPSPPHSEASPKYSSEAFSSPRPDDGFETDLDPFLFDEPAPRKRKNSVKVMYTCLWPSCGKVLRSIVGIKRHVKTQHLGDGANSDQRKREEDFYYTEMQVKEEAPPEPAAAVSSPTATSAGASSPIAIQQTPSQPEALILDQAAPLEHHLPSSALSQSAPSSFWHIQADHAYQALPSIQIPVSPHIFTSISWAAATSTIPTLSPVRSRSLSFSEQQPPPQPLPPPPPPPPPPPPVLKSHLIVTSPLRVPSSSRKVRGEAKKCRKVYGIEHRDQWCTACRWKKACQRFLD; from the exons ATGGCGAGTGTTCTCTCCAGGAGGCTGGGGAAGCGGTCCTTGCTGGGCGCCCGAATTTCCGCTCCCCCCTTGCTGGGGGACGGGGTGCTGATGATGGCCCAGCTCCCTCCCTTGCAGCCGGAGCATGTCAAAGAGTCTCCTCGGCTGGCTTCGTGTGAGGACGGCCGCTTCAAGGAGCCTGTCAGAGACTCTGGCGGTCAGAGCCAGAACTGGCCACTCCTGCAAACAGGCCAAAAG GTCTATGTCTTCTACAAAGGGCAAGAGGCCCCCGGTTTGGTGGAGCACCATGACCACCTCAGCAACGAAGTGAAGGTGCTTCTTCTGGAGCAGGGCTTCTATGTCTGCCGGAAAGCCGAGGAAGTGAGGCTGGCTAACATCCAGGCCTTGCCTCTCCCAGCCCTGGAGATGGACCTCGGGGCTCCTGCCATGACGGGCTATGAGGCCGTCCCAGTGGCCATGGACCACGGACCGACCATGGAGGCAGCTGCCACAGCCGCACCTGGACCCAGGTCGGTCTCCAGGAGCATCGACGTGCCAAAAAG GAAATCGGATGCTGCTGCTGTGGAGATGGACGAGATGATGGCAGCCATGGTCTTGACCAGCTTATCCTGCAGCCCCGTGGTGCAGAGCCCCCCTAATGGTGACGCTGCCATCCCAG CATCCCAAGCGGCGGGCGATGTGTGGAAGGAAAGCGGAGACATGTCagacggtggcagcagcagcaccagtggGCACTGGAGCGGTTTGTCTACCCCGTCTCCGCCCCATTCTGAGGCCAGCCCCAAGTACTCGAGCGAAGCCTTCAGTTCTCCCCGGCCGGACGACGGCTTTGAGACGGACTTGGACCCCTTCCTCTTTGATGAGCCTGCTCCCCGGAAGAGAAAG AACTCTGTGAAGGTGATGTACACCTGCCTGTGGCCCAGCTGCGGAAAAGTCCTTCGCTCCATCGTGGGGATCAAGAGGCATGTGAAGACCCAGCACTTGGG AGACGGCGCCAATTCTGACCAGCGGAAGAGGGAAGAGGATTTCTACTACACGGAAATGCAAGTGAAGGAGGAGGCGCCCCCAGAACCCGCGGCGGCCGTCTCCAGCCCCACCGCCACCTCTGCGGGTGCTTCTTCTCCCATCGCCATCCAGCAGACTCCGTCGCAGCCAGAGGCTCTCATCCTGGACCAAGCAGCCCCCCTGGAGCACCACCTGCCCAGCAGCGCCCTCAGCCAGTCGGCCCCGAGCTCCTTCTGGCACATCCAAGCCGACCATGCGTATCAG GCTCTGCCGTCCATCCAGATTCCCGTATCCCCGCACATATTCACCAGTATCAGCTGGGCTGCCGCGACATCAACCATACCCACGCTCTCGCCG gtgcGAAGCCGGTCCCTGAGTTTCAGCGAGCAGCAGCCTCCTCCGcagccgctgcctcctcctccgccacctcctcctcctccgccacctgTCTTGAAATCCCACCTGATTGTCACATCTCCTCTGCGGGTGCCCAGCAGCTCAAG GAAAGTCCGTGGCGAAGCCAAGAAGTGCCGGAAGGTCTATGGGATCGAGCACCGCGATCAGTGGTGCACCGCTTGCCGGTGGAAAAAGGCCTGCCAGCGATTCCTGGACTGA